Proteins co-encoded in one Spirosoma endbachense genomic window:
- the rplS gene encoding 50S ribosomal protein L19 yields the protein MSELIKLVEADNAQRRADLPTFRAGDTVNVHVKIREGNKERIQVFTGTVLQRRNPNSAGETFTVRKVSNGIGVERIFPVLSPNIDKIEVVRLGKVRRARLFFLRGRQGKAARLKERKPKAVAAA from the coding sequence ATGAGCGAGTTAATCAAATTAGTGGAGGCAGACAACGCGCAGCGTCGCGCCGATTTGCCCACGTTCCGGGCGGGCGATACGGTGAACGTACACGTCAAAATCCGCGAAGGAAATAAGGAGCGTATCCAGGTGTTTACGGGAACGGTGCTTCAGCGCCGGAATCCAAATAGCGCTGGCGAGACGTTTACTGTCCGCAAGGTATCGAATGGTATTGGTGTTGAGCGGATTTTTCCGGTCCTGTCGCCAAATATCGACAAAATTGAAGTGGTTCGTCTTGGTAAAGTACGTCGTGCACGGTTGTTCTTCCTGCGCGGTCGTCAGGGCAAGGCTGCACGTCTTAAAGAGCGTAAGCCAAAAGCAGTTGCTGCAGCTTAA
- a CDS encoding sulfite exporter TauE/SafE family protein, which translates to MDYSTILTLCGFSFLAGFVDAIIGGGGLIQTPAILFSLPQYPVPTLIGSTKIPSLCGSLMGAFQYSRRVAVIGKFIGPMMVIAFGASWLGSWTLTRVPNSFMKPFALAILIAVFLYTLTKKEFGQVVSQQVSARQQRLRMWGMGAGIGFYDGFFGPGTGSFLVLGFIALIGFDFLKASAHAKLVNASTNLASTLFFMSEGKILYAVAFPMAVANLSGAFLGARLAILKGNQFIRVFFLLIITATIVRFGWDLFD; encoded by the coding sequence ATGGATTATTCGACGATTTTAACCCTCTGTGGGTTCTCATTTCTTGCCGGCTTTGTGGATGCGATCATTGGTGGCGGTGGTTTGATTCAGACGCCGGCAATTCTTTTTTCACTACCTCAATACCCGGTTCCAACCCTGATTGGCTCGACGAAAATACCCTCCTTGTGTGGTAGTCTGATGGGGGCCTTTCAGTATAGCCGACGGGTAGCCGTTATTGGCAAATTTATTGGCCCTATGATGGTAATTGCATTTGGCGCATCATGGTTGGGTTCCTGGACATTAACCCGAGTGCCCAATAGTTTCATGAAACCGTTTGCGCTGGCTATTCTTATTGCCGTGTTTCTATACACGCTCACGAAAAAAGAGTTTGGTCAGGTGGTGAGTCAGCAAGTTTCTGCCCGGCAGCAGCGCCTGCGTATGTGGGGAATGGGTGCAGGCATTGGCTTCTACGATGGCTTTTTTGGTCCAGGAACCGGTAGTTTTCTGGTATTGGGATTTATCGCCCTTATCGGCTTCGATTTTCTCAAAGCCAGTGCCCATGCTAAATTAGTCAATGCCTCTACAAATTTGGCCAGCACCCTGTTTTTTATGAGCGAAGGTAAAATTCTCTATGCCGTTGCATTTCCGATGGCTGTAGCCAATTTGTCTGGCGCTTTTCTGGGTGCACGTTTGGCTATTCTGAAAGGGAATCAATTTATCCGCGTGTTTTTCCTGCTGATCATTACGGCCACAATCGTACGATTTGGCTGGGATTTGTTCGATTGA
- the dapF gene encoding diaminopimelate epimerase produces the protein MNFFKYQGTGNDFILIDDRDGQFPATDQAYVERLCHRRFGIGADGLILLQNDPDYDFKMVYFNADGAEGSMCGNGGRCIVRFAHDLGLFERETRFMAVDGEHTAVVLGDDISLKMTNVSGISDRDGSTFLNTGSPHVVQFIDDLESFDVVAEGRAIRYSSSFQPGGTNANFAQVIDEHTVFVRTYERGVEDETYSCGTGVTAVALVSHQQLRMPDPVFIQTIGGNLRVSFSPESDGRFTAIHLIGPAKRVFEGVLTI, from the coding sequence ATGAACTTCTTTAAATACCAGGGAACCGGCAACGATTTTATTCTGATTGACGATAGAGACGGCCAATTTCCGGCTACTGATCAGGCGTATGTCGAGCGGCTATGCCATCGGCGTTTCGGTATTGGGGCCGACGGATTGATCCTGTTACAGAACGATCCGGACTATGACTTCAAAATGGTCTATTTCAATGCCGACGGTGCGGAAGGTAGTATGTGCGGCAACGGAGGGCGTTGTATCGTCCGGTTTGCTCATGATCTGGGTCTATTCGAACGTGAAACGCGTTTTATGGCCGTTGATGGCGAACATACGGCCGTTGTTCTTGGTGACGATATATCGTTGAAAATGACGAATGTGTCGGGAATCAGCGATCGGGATGGATCGACATTCCTGAATACAGGCTCCCCCCACGTCGTTCAGTTTATCGATGATCTGGAATCATTCGATGTTGTTGCCGAAGGCCGTGCGATTCGCTATAGTTCATCCTTTCAGCCCGGCGGAACGAACGCTAATTTTGCGCAGGTGATCGATGAGCACACCGTGTTTGTCAGGACCTATGAACGGGGTGTCGAAGATGAAACCTATTCCTGCGGTACGGGCGTAACGGCGGTGGCGCTGGTGTCTCATCAACAGTTGCGTATGCCTGATCCGGTATTTATTCAGACCATTGGTGGCAATCTGCGCGTGTCGTTCAGTCCGGAGAGTGATGGTAGGTTTACAGCTATTCACCTCATTGGCCCGGCGAAGCGTGTTTTTGAGGGCGTTCTAACCATTTGA
- a CDS encoding FeoA family protein, with amino-acid sequence MSKRSVADLKIGERATIQSFDNQLMSLKLLEMGCLPGAEICLSGKAPLGDPICLNVSGYCLAMRKSEAATIFVD; translated from the coding sequence ATGAGCAAACGTAGTGTTGCTGATTTGAAAATTGGCGAACGAGCCACCATTCAATCGTTTGATAACCAGTTAATGTCGCTCAAATTGCTCGAAATGGGCTGTTTGCCAGGGGCTGAAATATGTTTGAGTGGCAAGGCTCCACTGGGTGATCCGATCTGTTTGAATGTGTCGGGCTATTGTCTGGCCATGCGCAAATCCGAAGCCGCTACCATTTTTGTTGACTAG
- the feoB gene encoding ferrous iron transport protein B, whose protein sequence is MSSPVIALVGNPNAGKSSLFNQLTGLRQKTGNFPGVTVDKKSGTWAIDSQTVTTVVDLPGVYSIYPKSLDEQLVTDILANPAHPDYPDVAIVVVDASNLHRNLLLFTQVADLGVPVILALNMLDVARQQAKEVNAVRLAMRLGVPVVRINARTGEGIDQLKKAVLGQLHEPVRQGKLFFDPAEEATELITDTKAQYQLKNNYLALQYIIQHDGFTFLNRQQQVGLDAIIDKYQFSEPTFQAGETITRYKRIATVVAETVTDQRPANQSTWTQKLDRILLHPIWGYAIFGFVLLLIFQAIFAWAQPFMDAIDAGVAWLNGQLKESLPAGPLTDLLTDGILAGVGGILVFIPQIAFLFLLVALLEESGYMSRVMVIMDRIMRKFGLNGRSVVPLISGVACAVPAIMATRSIGTRRDRLITILVTPLMSCSARLPIYTILIALVVPSRRVLGLFNLQGLALMGLYLLGLFSALLAAYALKLVLRSKERSFFIMELPTFKLPRWNHVGLTVWESVRSFVWEAGRVILAISIILWVLASYGPGDSMQQAENQTRRQNPALTTDALENLVASERLEASYAGHFGHFIEPVIRPLGYDWKIGIALISSFAAREVFVGTMATIYSIGTGDDEGVTIRERLLQERNPETGGPMYTPALAWSLLIFYVFAMMCMSTLAATQRETKSWKWPMVQLVYMMALAYVTAFATYQFMQ, encoded by the coding sequence TTGAGTTCCCCCGTAATCGCCCTTGTTGGTAATCCGAATGCCGGAAAATCGTCACTGTTCAACCAACTGACCGGACTACGCCAAAAGACGGGCAATTTTCCTGGCGTTACAGTCGATAAAAAATCCGGAACGTGGGCCATCGATTCCCAAACCGTTACTACCGTTGTTGATCTGCCAGGAGTTTATTCGATCTATCCAAAATCGTTAGACGAACAACTCGTTACTGATATTCTGGCAAACCCCGCCCATCCCGATTATCCCGACGTTGCTATCGTGGTGGTCGATGCTTCCAATCTTCACCGAAATCTATTGCTTTTTACGCAGGTTGCCGACCTTGGTGTTCCGGTTATTCTGGCTTTGAATATGCTTGATGTGGCACGTCAGCAGGCTAAAGAAGTCAATGCCGTTCGACTTGCCATGCGGTTGGGTGTGCCCGTTGTACGTATCAATGCTCGTACTGGTGAGGGAATTGACCAGCTCAAGAAAGCTGTTCTTGGTCAACTGCATGAACCAGTACGTCAGGGGAAGTTATTTTTTGATCCAGCCGAAGAAGCCACTGAACTCATTACCGATACAAAAGCTCAGTATCAACTTAAAAACAATTATCTGGCACTACAGTACATCATTCAGCATGACGGTTTTACGTTTCTGAACCGGCAGCAGCAGGTTGGTCTTGATGCCATTATTGATAAATATCAGTTTAGTGAACCCACGTTTCAGGCGGGAGAGACCATTACACGGTACAAACGTATTGCAACCGTTGTTGCGGAAACCGTTACCGACCAACGACCAGCGAATCAATCGACCTGGACTCAGAAACTCGACCGTATTTTATTGCATCCGATTTGGGGATATGCGATTTTTGGGTTCGTACTGCTGCTGATTTTTCAGGCCATTTTTGCCTGGGCACAGCCCTTCATGGATGCGATTGATGCAGGTGTAGCCTGGCTCAACGGCCAATTAAAAGAAAGCCTTCCAGCCGGGCCTCTCACCGATCTGCTCACCGATGGAATACTGGCCGGAGTAGGTGGTATTCTGGTGTTTATCCCACAAATCGCGTTTCTCTTCCTGTTGGTTGCGCTGCTTGAAGAGTCTGGCTACATGTCGAGGGTGATGGTCATTATGGACCGCATTATGCGCAAGTTCGGGTTAAATGGACGAAGTGTTGTACCGTTAATTTCGGGCGTAGCCTGTGCGGTGCCAGCCATTATGGCTACGCGGAGTATAGGCACCCGCCGGGATCGACTCATTACGATTCTGGTAACTCCCCTGATGAGTTGTTCAGCCCGGCTGCCAATTTATACGATCCTGATTGCTTTAGTAGTACCAAGTCGACGCGTTCTGGGCTTGTTTAATCTACAGGGGCTTGCCCTGATGGGACTTTATCTTTTAGGCTTATTCAGCGCGCTGCTGGCGGCATATGCCCTAAAACTGGTACTTCGTAGTAAAGAACGTAGTTTCTTTATTATGGAACTCCCAACCTTCAAACTGCCCCGCTGGAACCACGTTGGCCTGACGGTTTGGGAAAGTGTCCGGTCGTTTGTCTGGGAAGCAGGACGGGTTATTCTGGCCATTTCGATCATTCTATGGGTGCTGGCCAGCTACGGCCCCGGCGACTCCATGCAACAGGCCGAAAATCAGACCCGGCGTCAGAATCCGGCGCTGACTACCGATGCGTTAGAAAACCTTGTCGCGTCCGAACGGCTTGAAGCATCCTATGCCGGGCATTTTGGCCATTTTATCGAGCCTGTCATTCGGCCACTGGGTTATGACTGGAAAATTGGTATTGCGCTGATCAGTTCATTTGCTGCCCGTGAGGTATTTGTTGGTACGATGGCAACAATTTACAGCATTGGCACTGGTGACGATGAAGGGGTCACTATTCGGGAACGACTACTTCAGGAGCGAAATCCTGAAACGGGTGGTCCCATGTATACACCAGCACTGGCCTGGTCTTTGTTGATTTTCTACGTTTTTGCGATGATGTGCATGAGTACACTGGCTGCCACCCAGCGCGAAACCAAAAGCTGGAAATGGCCTATGGTTCAACTGGTCTATATGATGGCGCTAGCGTATGTAACGGCTTTTGCAACCTATCAATTCATGCAATAG
- the htpG gene encoding molecular chaperone HtpG, translating to MEAVQNEKGQISIHTENIFPIIKKFLYSDHEIFLRELVSNAVDATQKLRQLASFGEFGGELGELKVTVSLDEEAKTITISDNGIGMTADEIKKYINQIAFSGASDFLEKYKDKTDDKGQIIGHFGLGFYSAFMVAEKVEIVTKSYRDTGDNSAARWICDGSTEFELTPAERTERGTDVILHVAPDSEEFLNKARLQRILDKYARFLPVAVEFDGKVVNNTTPIWTKSPSELTDEDYKTFYRELYPMGEEPLFWIHLNVDYPFNLTGILYFPRIKNELRFQREKIQLYSRQVFITDEVKDVVPDFLMMLHGVIDSPDIPLNVSRSFLQADANVKKINGYITRKVADKLNDLFNADRKAFEEKFDDIGLFIKYGILSDDKFWEKAKNFVLLKNTEGEYATLDEYREKIQANQTDKTDTLVFLYTTDRKQQDAYIESARRRSYDVVLMDNVIDPHFINALEQKLEKAHFQRVDADTLDKLIDKGINNESVLSEDDKTKLKESFEQVLDNKLLNVSVEAQPVDELPVTITLPEFMRRMKDMSALSGEQSFYGNLPMSYNVVVNANHPLIGKILSETDATAQQALVKQVYDLALLSQNMLTGTELTAFVRRTVATL from the coding sequence ATGGAAGCCGTTCAGAATGAAAAAGGGCAGATTTCGATCCATACCGAGAATATCTTCCCGATTATCAAGAAGTTTCTCTATTCCGACCATGAGATTTTCCTGCGTGAATTGGTATCGAATGCAGTAGATGCTACTCAGAAATTACGCCAACTCGCTTCATTTGGTGAGTTTGGTGGTGAACTCGGCGAACTGAAAGTGACTGTTTCGCTCGATGAAGAAGCCAAAACAATTACCATCAGCGACAACGGTATCGGCATGACCGCCGATGAAATCAAAAAATACATCAACCAGATTGCCTTTTCGGGAGCTTCCGATTTTCTGGAAAAATATAAAGACAAAACCGACGACAAAGGCCAGATCATCGGGCATTTTGGCTTAGGTTTCTACTCGGCCTTTATGGTTGCCGAGAAGGTTGAAATTGTGACCAAATCCTACCGGGATACGGGCGATAATTCAGCGGCCCGGTGGATTTGCGACGGTTCGACGGAGTTTGAACTGACTCCTGCCGAACGGACTGAACGGGGCACCGATGTTATTCTGCACGTAGCACCGGACTCGGAAGAATTTCTGAATAAAGCCCGGCTACAGCGTATCCTGGATAAATATGCCCGCTTCCTGCCTGTGGCGGTTGAGTTCGATGGTAAGGTGGTGAACAATACGACCCCCATCTGGACTAAATCACCTTCGGAACTGACCGACGAAGATTACAAAACGTTCTATCGGGAGTTGTATCCAATGGGTGAGGAACCCTTATTCTGGATACACCTGAACGTCGATTATCCGTTCAATCTGACGGGTATCCTGTACTTCCCCCGGATTAAAAACGAACTCCGTTTTCAGCGGGAGAAGATTCAACTTTATAGCCGTCAGGTGTTTATTACGGATGAGGTGAAAGATGTTGTGCCCGACTTCCTGATGATGCTGCACGGCGTAATCGACTCTCCCGATATTCCGCTCAATGTGTCGCGTAGCTTCTTACAGGCAGATGCCAACGTGAAGAAAATCAATGGCTACATTACCCGTAAAGTTGCCGATAAACTCAACGATTTATTCAACGCCGACCGGAAAGCGTTTGAAGAGAAGTTCGATGATATTGGGCTGTTTATCAAATACGGTATCCTGAGTGACGACAAGTTTTGGGAGAAAGCTAAAAACTTCGTGCTGCTCAAAAATACGGAAGGGGAGTATGCCACGCTGGATGAATATCGAGAGAAAATTCAGGCAAACCAGACCGATAAAACCGATACGCTGGTATTCCTGTACACAACTGATCGTAAGCAACAGGACGCGTACATCGAATCGGCTCGTCGGCGCAGCTATGATGTCGTCTTGATGGATAATGTCATTGATCCTCACTTTATCAATGCACTGGAACAAAAGCTGGAAAAAGCACATTTCCAGCGAGTTGATGCGGATACGCTCGACAAGTTGATCGATAAAGGGATCAATAACGAAAGCGTTCTGTCGGAAGATGATAAAACAAAGCTGAAGGAATCCTTCGAGCAGGTTTTGGATAATAAACTGCTGAATGTGAGCGTTGAAGCCCAGCCTGTCGACGAGCTACCCGTTACCATTACGCTGCCTGAGTTTATGCGCCGGATGAAAGACATGTCGGCTTTATCGGGTGAGCAGTCTTTTTATGGTAACCTGCCCATGAGCTACAATGTGGTTGTAAATGCCAACCATCCACTGATTGGCAAGATCCTGTCCGAAACGGATGCCACTGCGCAGCAAGCTTTGGTGAAGCAGGTGTATGATCTGGCGTTACTGTCGCAGAACATGCTGACAGGAACTGAACTAACGGCGTTTGTTCGTCGGACAGTTGCTACTTTATAA
- a CDS encoding rhodanese-like domain-containing protein — protein sequence MTTHSYTDISLPDLDMLRLNANTAIIDVRDEWEFEEFNIGGLNIPLPDIRARKAELLPYDTLIVICTNGVRSRVAAKDFLRQPEFQDKVIYHLHGGIIEAED from the coding sequence ATGACAACGCATTCTTACACCGACATTTCGCTTCCTGATCTCGACATGCTGCGACTGAACGCAAACACGGCGATTATCGACGTGCGCGACGAGTGGGAATTTGAGGAATTTAACATCGGCGGCCTAAATATTCCGCTGCCTGATATTCGAGCCCGTAAAGCGGAGCTATTGCCCTACGATACGCTGATTGTGATTTGCACGAACGGTGTGCGCAGCCGGGTTGCGGCCAAGGACTTTTTACGCCAGCCCGAATTTCAGGACAAAGTTATTTACCACCTCCACGGTGGCATAATCGAAGCTGAAGACTGA
- a CDS encoding bestrophin family protein, with product MIVYKTKAWLPAIWHFHTGPTAIALLRRLVVVGIYATLVTVGELNFIDFRLKDTPSSFLQAMGILLSLLLIFRTNTAYDRFYEGRQAWGVLVNNCRNLAIYFNAVLPEGDTESRAFFAKAISNFPFALKNHLRDMSGVDELDMVEEGERRDLSNFDHKPAGVSNQLWVRTEILYREGRLSESQHINLNQRLTTLMDVCGICERIKSTPIPFSYNLFIKLFIMIYVGILPFTIITAYGYLTIPAVVLTSYVLVGLEMIGEEIEEPFGFERNDLPLNQLSQLIRVNVHDILQIYLPHVEKQAAKPGFTIVT from the coding sequence ATGATAGTTTATAAAACAAAAGCCTGGTTGCCCGCCATCTGGCATTTTCATACAGGACCTACCGCCATTGCGTTGCTACGCCGATTGGTAGTTGTTGGAATTTATGCAACACTGGTCACGGTTGGTGAATTGAATTTTATCGATTTTCGGCTGAAAGATACGCCTAGTTCATTTTTACAGGCGATGGGTATCCTGCTCAGTTTACTGCTGATTTTTCGTACAAACACAGCCTATGACCGATTCTATGAAGGTCGTCAGGCTTGGGGCGTTTTAGTAAATAACTGTCGAAATCTGGCCATTTATTTCAATGCTGTTCTGCCAGAGGGCGATACGGAAAGCCGGGCTTTTTTTGCAAAAGCGATCTCTAACTTCCCCTTCGCGCTTAAAAATCATTTGCGTGATATGTCAGGTGTCGATGAGCTGGATATGGTGGAAGAAGGTGAACGGCGTGATCTAAGTAACTTTGATCATAAACCCGCCGGAGTATCTAATCAGCTCTGGGTACGGACCGAGATCCTATATCGGGAGGGGCGCCTGTCTGAATCACAGCACATCAACCTGAATCAGCGCCTGACCACCCTGATGGATGTATGCGGGATTTGCGAACGGATCAAGAGTACGCCCATTCCGTTCTCCTACAATTTGTTTATCAAGCTGTTCATCATGATTTATGTAGGGATTTTACCATTCACAATCATCACGGCTTATGGTTACCTGACAATTCCGGCTGTAGTACTTACATCGTACGTTCTGGTTGGTCTGGAAATGATCGGAGAAGAAATTGAGGAACCCTTTGGTTTTGAACGCAATGACTTGCCTCTGAATCAGTTAAGTCAGTTGATCCGGGTAAACGTGCATGACATTCTGCAGATTTATTTGCCGCACGTTGAGAAGCAGGCAGCAAAACCCGGCTTCACGATCGTGACCTAG
- a CDS encoding NAD(P)H-hydrate dehydratase, protein MKILNVDQIRALDQSTIQHEPIAPINLMERAALAFVDWFADHFPATTTTKIFCGLGNNGGDGLAIARLLLEREYPIEIYVVRYAPRESDDFMHNHRRLKLVTENVRYIELSHDIPAIRHNEIVIDAILGSGLSRPAEGIVRSTIEAINRAPATVVAVDIASGLYTDQPNDPTDVIIEPDYTITFQLPKLAFVLPKNGRYVGDWQIVDIQLHKRYIDLAPTPYYFTQARDARLLLHKRDRFSNKGSFGHALLFVGSYGKIGAAVLSARACLRSGVGLLTVQVPGCGYTVLQTAVPEAMCRPDKNQRVLTGQSEVESSDPAEYATVGIGPGIGKAPETLVMFRELLRTLTKPIVVDADALNLLSENRNLLDRLPRNSILTPHPKEFERLTEKWDNDYQKLTILREFAKKYKVIVVLKGAYSAVATPDGDIHFNSTGNPGLSTGGTGDVLTGVLTALLAQGYDPIEAAVLGVFSHGLAGDRAAEQRGPIGMTASDVVDSLRWD, encoded by the coding sequence ATGAAAATTCTCAATGTTGACCAGATTCGTGCCCTCGATCAATCCACAATCCAGCATGAACCCATTGCTCCCATCAATCTTATGGAGCGGGCTGCGCTCGCTTTCGTAGACTGGTTCGCTGACCACTTCCCGGCTACAACCACAACTAAAATCTTCTGCGGGTTGGGCAATAACGGGGGCGATGGGCTTGCCATTGCCCGGCTTTTACTGGAACGTGAGTATCCCATTGAAATTTACGTGGTGCGGTATGCCCCCCGTGAATCGGATGACTTTATGCACAACCATCGGCGGCTTAAGCTTGTTACGGAAAATGTGCGTTATATTGAGCTATCACACGATATTCCGGCCATACGTCACAACGAAATCGTCATTGATGCCATTCTCGGATCTGGTTTATCGCGCCCAGCCGAAGGCATTGTCCGAAGCACGATTGAAGCGATTAATCGGGCACCGGCCACGGTTGTGGCAGTCGATATCGCAAGTGGTTTATATACCGATCAACCCAATGATCCGACTGACGTTATCATTGAACCTGACTATACGATTACGTTTCAGCTGCCAAAATTAGCGTTCGTACTTCCCAAAAACGGTCGTTATGTAGGTGATTGGCAAATAGTAGACATACAACTTCATAAACGATACATCGATCTCGCTCCTACTCCCTATTATTTTACCCAGGCGCGGGATGCCCGTTTACTACTGCATAAACGAGATCGCTTTTCGAACAAAGGCTCATTTGGACACGCCCTGCTTTTTGTGGGTAGTTATGGCAAGATTGGTGCGGCTGTATTGTCCGCGCGTGCCTGTTTACGATCAGGCGTGGGCCTGTTGACAGTACAAGTGCCAGGTTGTGGTTATACCGTTCTACAAACGGCCGTTCCCGAAGCCATGTGCCGGCCAGACAAAAATCAGCGTGTTTTAACCGGCCAGAGTGAGGTCGAAAGTTCGGACCCTGCCGAATATGCAACCGTGGGGATTGGGCCCGGTATAGGCAAGGCCCCCGAAACATTGGTTATGTTTCGGGAATTGCTTCGAACGTTGACGAAACCAATTGTGGTCGATGCCGACGCGCTGAATTTACTGTCAGAAAACCGTAATCTCCTCGACAGATTACCCAGAAACAGTATTCTGACACCCCATCCTAAGGAGTTTGAGCGGCTTACAGAAAAATGGGACAATGATTACCAAAAACTGACTATCCTTCGTGAGTTTGCCAAGAAATACAAGGTCATTGTTGTTTTAAAGGGTGCCTATTCGGCCGTTGCAACACCCGACGGCGATATACACTTCAATTCAACGGGCAATCCCGGCTTAAGTACTGGCGGAACGGGCGATGTTCTTACCGGCGTTCTGACCGCTTTGCTCGCGCAGGGATACGACCCGATCGAAGCAGCCGTACTAGGGGTTTTTTCCCATGGACTGGCTGGCGATCGGGCCGCCGAACAACGAGGTCCCATTGGAATGACTGCTTCTGACGTAGTCGATTCATTACGATGGGACTAA